Sequence from the Ereboglobus luteus genome:
CGTCCGATCATAAAGAAAAACCATCAGCGGCGCTGAAACCATCACCTCCTTGGAGGCCATGCCGAGCAGGCACGCGGCGACGGAGAGCGCGAGCCAAAATGTCCGCGCCCCGGCGGAATCCACGCCGCGCACAAAACAATACAGCGTGAGGATGTAGAACAGCGCCATCAACGACTCCGCGCGCTGCACGATGTAAGTGACCGATTCGGTTTGCAACGGATGCAGCAGCCAAAGCGCCGCAATGACAAACGCGACAAGCGTGGATGCGTCCCCGCCAAAATACGCGCGCAACACGGGCCGCAACAACGTGCGACGCGCCAGGCCGAATAGCGACAGCCCCGCGGCAACATGGATGAGGAGATTGCCGAGATGATAGCTCCAAACCTCCTTCCCGCTGATCTTATAATTGATGGCAAAACTAAAGTTCAACAGAGGCCGCCCCGAAACGGTTTCGCCAAAAGCACTGGGCGGCGAAAATGCCGTGCTCAATTGCCGGATGCTTTCATTGCGTGGAATCGACCAGATGTCATCAAAGAGGAACTCTCCCGAAAACGAGTTGTGATACGCCGCCGCCGTGGCCAACACGAGCGCAAGCACAGCCGCCCAAATCCGCCAGCGGTGAGCCGGCGCGCGGGCTTGGGAGGTGACGGTGGTGTCATGGATATTCGTCACAGGGCGATTCGGATGAAAAGCACTCCAGCATTTTTCACGCAAAACGAAATAATACTTTTTCAACAATGTGACATAACAAACAGAAGGCATTCCGTGGTCACCCAAGCTGGTTGAAACACGCATTGAGCTTTTCGAAAATTTTTCGATTTACAAGGAACCTCGCGCACCTAGCGTCACGTTCTTGCGCGCATGCGCAAACCATCCGGGCCAGGATGGCGGAATTGGCAGACGCAGCGGACTCAAAATCCGCCGCCCCCTAAAGGCTTGCGGGTTCGACCCCCGCTCCTGGCACCATGACTAGCGCACTACCCCGCCGATTGTGCGATACCATTTGCGAATGGGGTTTATTCTTTAGGCGCGGTCAATGGCAGGCCGATTGGCAGACTGTCGCTAACGCGCGAAACACCGTTACCGGGCGCGCTCAACATCCGCCAACCGCCGCGGCTGTCCCTCGTAATTCTCCGCGCGGAGGCTGGAGTCGTGCCGTCGATTACCGCTTGAACTCGATCACCGTCATTTCGGTTGCGTCGAGATCTCGGGTATCGGCCACGGGGACGTGAAGGAGCGATGCGTTTATCGGCTTGTTTTCCAATCGGGTAAACCTGGCGATTATGTCCTCGGTGGACACTTTGCGGAGGGGGCGCAGTTGCACGTCCTTTGTCCATGCGAACACAGAGTCCTCAATAAGGGGCGCGGTGTTTTGCTCCGCGGAAAAACTGGTGACCACCGGAAGGCGAAAACGCTTGGGTTGCGGCTGCACGGGGATCGCCGCGGGCGCGGGTGTTTTCCGGACGGGCGCTGCAATCACAGCGGCGACCGCCACCGATGGTTGTGCGTCGGAAGCAAGCGCGGGGCTTGTGGCTACGACGGGCGCAAGCGCGGGCTGGGTATGCGAGGGCGTCGCGCGGTGAATGACAAAGACCGCCACGCACGCGGCCATAGCCGTGGCAAGTCCGCCGATGGCGAACGGGTTGCGCCACCACGAGGAGGGCGTGCGAACTGGTGTGTGTGTGATTTTGCGATTTGCGCTGGCAAGCGCGCGAGCGAGGCGGGGCGTCGCGGGGGCGTGGGCGCGCTCGGACTCGAAGAGTTGCGAGCAGGCTTTTTGCATGCGGCAATACTGCAGATAAGTGCGCTGGCGCGCGGGATTGGCGTGAAGCTCGGTCTCAAGTTCGCGGGCTTCATCGGGGGTAAGTTGGTGATCAACGCAGAGGTTGACCAATTCGATGAATCGTTTGTCTTTCATTTGAATTCAGCTCCCATCTTGGCCCTGAGGCTTTCGCGCGCACGGGCGATGCGGCTTTTGACGGTGCCCACGGAAATGCCGAGCGCGCCGGCGATTTCTTCGTAGGACAGGTTTTTGATGTTTCGGAGTATTAGGATTTCGCGGTGTTTTTTGTTGAGCCGTTCCATCGCGGCCGCGATCTGGTCAACAAATTCCTGGTTGATTGTGACATTGTCGGGAGTGTCCATCTCGTCTGTCACAAACACATCGGCAAGCGGCGTTTCATTGTCATCGCCGACGGGCTGGTCGAACGAGATGGTTTTGTCGCGCTTGCGGCGCCACCAATACCAATACCGGTTGCGGGCGAGGTTGGTGGCGATTTGGTAAAGCCATGTCGAGAAGGCGGACTCGCCGCGGAAGTTTTCTAGGCCGCGATGGGCACGGATGAAGGCGTCTTGCGTAACCTCCTCGGCATCTTGCGGATTGCGGAGAAGTTGGTGCACCATTGCGTAAATGCGGTCCCAGTAACGGGACACCATTTCATCAAAAGCGGAGTGATCGCCATTTTTAAAGCGGCTCACCAGCAATTGATCGAGGGCAACATCCTGAGCTTTCGTCGACATACGTTCAACGGAAGTTTGATGCGCGTATTTTTCGATTGTTCCCACTTTCTTCAGTTGAAATTGTGTTGGTGCGCGCGAGGGGCGCGATTTTTTTGCCAGACGAGTTTTTTATTGGATGTATTTTGCGTTTTGCGTGGATAATCCAGTGTTTTTCGACGCATGCCAGAAAAATGCCATCAGTGTATTTCAATTAGTGTGGAAAAAACTCTTGCAAAGGTGTCGTGAGAAAACCTTATTCCATCCCCTTTCAACGCTTGGGGGTTGATAGCTCAACGGTAGAGCAGCGTCCTTTTAAGTCGTTGGTTCAGGGTTCGAATCCCTGTCAACCCACCAGCGTGAAAATCAAAGAGCTGAAGAACTGAACGGCTGAAGCGCCGAAGGTTGCGCAGCCAAAACTTTCGGAATCCCAAAAAAATCCAACATGGCTATCGATTTCGGCTGGTGGAAAAAAACGCCCGAGGACGGCAAATTTCAAATCAACGTGAGCGTTCACGGCGGCAACATCGAGTGGACGCGCAAACAGGGGCATTTCAAGCAATGGGAAACCTACGCTCCGCCCACCGACGAGGATTGGGACCGCCTGCTCTACGAAGCCGAAAAACGCGTGCCCCGCCGGTTGATTTCGCCAAAACAATTCGCGGCGATCAAGGCGTTGCGACCGCAGTGAAAATCGCGCTCGCCTCCACACGCCGCAAAAGACGCAAAAACGATTGCCGTGCACGTGGATGTTTTTTGCGCAGCTTGTGACTTCTCACAGTTATTGATTTTGGCTTGCGCTTGGCTGCATGGCGGGTTTCCTCCCTGTTTCTCAATTTCAGCGCCGAGCTAGCTCAGTTGGTAGAGCAATGCTTTCGTAAAGCATGGGTCGTCGGTTCAAGTCCGATGCTCGGCTCCATTCTAAAGGCCTCGCAATCCATAGGGTTGCGAGGTTTTTTTGCGCATTAATTTTCGCGCCAGTTTATGACGCATAATATCGTGAAATGTCGTTTTTGGCTAACTTTCGATTCCGCCAACAATCAACCAAACTCCATCCTTTTCACCGTTCACTCTTCACTCTTCACTCTTCACTCTTTCCCTCACCGTGCCTCTCTCAACCGATCTCTTCGACTACCAGCTTCCGCCGCGCCTCATCGCGCAAACGCCCGCCGGGCGGCGCGATGCCTCGCGCCTGCTCGTCGTTGACCGCACAGCGCGCACGCTCACACACGCCACCTTCGCCGATCTGCCGCGTTTTCTCCGGCCGACCGACACGCTCTTTCGCAACAACGCCGCGGTTCTGCCCGCCCGCCTGCGCGCGCAACGTCCCACCGGCGGAGCGGTCGAGTGTTTCCTGCTGCGCCCCGAGCCCGCGCGCGGAGAAAACATCTGGTGGTGCCTGCTGCGTCCCGGCAAGAAGCTTCCCGTCGGCGCCACGTTCGCGCACGGAACCGAGTTCACCGGGCATATCCTCGAAAAAAACTCGGAGGGTGGCGCGCTCATCCGCTTCGAAACCGCTGGCAACGAGTCAATCATCGCCGTCGCCAACCGCCTCGGCGAAATTCCCCTGCCCCCCTACATCAATCGCGACGCCGCGCATAATTCGCCCGACACCCGCGCAGCCGATCGCGAGCGATACCAAACTGTTTACGCCGCGCGCGACCGTCAGGTCGCCGTCGCCGCGCCCACCGCCGGCCTGCACTTCACGCCCGAACTCCTCGCGCGTCTCGGCGCCGACGGCGTTGCCATGCGGGACATCACACTTCATGTCGGCCTTGGCACATTTAAACCCATAGAAACCGCAACCATCGAGGAACACCCGATCCACCGCGAACTCTACGAAATACCCGCCTCCACGCAAAGCGCCCTCCTCTCCCCTCGCGGCCGTCGCGTGGCGGTCGGCACAACAAGCGTTCGCACCATTGAGGATTTTTTCCGCAAACACTCCGCCGGGACAACCGCCCCGACTTCCGCGTTCGCCGATGAGGCCGCGCTCTACATTTATCCGCCATCGACCTTCGCCGGGGTGGACGCGCTCATCACCAACTTTCACCAACCCCGCTCGACCCTCCTGTGCCTCGTCGCCGCATTCCTCTCGCCCGGCACAAGCGACGGGATCGCATGGATCCGCGAGATCTACGCCGAGGCCATCGCCAAGGAATACCGCTTCTTCAGCTACGGCGACGCCATGTTGATTGTGTGAATAGCCAGGGTGTGATTAAAGTGTGATTGGCGCAGTTGGCAGGCTGTCGCCAACCGCCGTGGCAGCCCCTCATAATTCTCGGCGCGCACGACCGGCCACACCCTCCACTTGGCCGGGGATTTTTTATGTCTTGGTAAACCCGACGTGATTGTTTATGCACATCGCCCGTTATGTCTCTCGATTTTGATCCCTCCCAAGTGAAACTAGCCAGGTTCCGGCCCAAGATTCTGGACTGCCTGCGCGACTATTCGCGGGAAAAGTTCATCAAGGATTTGATGGCGGGGTTGACGGTCGGTGTGGTCGCGCTGTCGCTGTGCATCGGCCTCGGCGTGGCATCGGGCGTGGAGCCGCAAGCGGGTTTGTATGCGGGCATAATCGGCGGTTTTTTGGTGTCGCTTTTAGGCGGGTCGAAGGTGCAGG
This genomic interval carries:
- a CDS encoding anti-sigma factor family protein, coding for MKDKRFIELVNLCVDHQLTPDEARELETELHANPARQRTYLQYCRMQKACSQLFESERAHAPATPRLARALASANRKITHTPVRTPSSWWRNPFAIGGLATAMAACVAVFVIHRATPSHTQPALAPVVATSPALASDAQPSVAVAAVIAAPVRKTPAPAAIPVQPQPKRFRLPVVTSFSAEQNTAPLIEDSVFAWTKDVQLRPLRKVSTEDIIARFTRLENKPINASLLHVPVADTRDLDATEMTVIEFKR
- a CDS encoding RNA polymerase sigma factor; its protein translation is MSTKAQDVALDQLLVSRFKNGDHSAFDEMVSRYWDRIYAMVHQLLRNPQDAEEVTQDAFIRAHRGLENFRGESAFSTWLYQIATNLARNRYWYWWRRKRDKTISFDQPVGDDNETPLADVFVTDEMDTPDNVTINQEFVDQIAAAMERLNKKHREILILRNIKNLSYEEIAGALGISVGTVKSRIARARESLRAKMGAEFK
- the queA gene encoding tRNA preQ1(34) S-adenosylmethionine ribosyltransferase-isomerase QueA produces the protein MPLSTDLFDYQLPPRLIAQTPAGRRDASRLLVVDRTARTLTHATFADLPRFLRPTDTLFRNNAAVLPARLRAQRPTGGAVECFLLRPEPARGENIWWCLLRPGKKLPVGATFAHGTEFTGHILEKNSEGGALIRFETAGNESIIAVANRLGEIPLPPYINRDAAHNSPDTRAADRERYQTVYAARDRQVAVAAPTAGLHFTPELLARLGADGVAMRDITLHVGLGTFKPIETATIEEHPIHRELYEIPASTQSALLSPRGRRVAVGTTSVRTIEDFFRKHSAGTTAPTSAFADEAALYIYPPSTFAGVDALITNFHQPRSTLLCLVAAFLSPGTSDGIAWIREIYAEAIAKEYRFFSYGDAMLIV